From the genome of Geminocystis herdmanii PCC 6308, one region includes:
- a CDS encoding DUF2887 domain-containing protein, with the protein MKTDKLFYRIFLNQPSLISELIPEIPEDCEFDYSAPVVKEKEFRLDGLLTPLVENEKFPLVFLEAQMQKDSEFYSRYFGGIFIYIHQYKVKRNWRGLLILNDRHQDLGCEIPYQDLLNGKVQRLFLSDLLTEENLSVNLALLKLIVTPENQVVSQANQILASVKNKEEFNVKLDLVEAILVNKFPKLTIQQIQKMINLREADITQTRFYQQVLEIGRTEGIQLGRTEGETLGMTKGEANMAIRLLTRRCGNLSNELQTKVRSLSIPQLESLGEALLDFNGISDLENWLSNHSEN; encoded by the coding sequence ATGAAGACAGATAAGTTATTTTACCGTATTTTTTTGAATCAACCCAGTCTAATTTCCGAATTAATCCCCGAAATTCCCGAAGATTGTGAGTTTGATTATAGTGCCCCAGTGGTCAAAGAAAAAGAGTTTCGTCTGGATGGATTATTAACTCCTCTAGTAGAAAATGAAAAATTTCCCCTAGTATTTCTAGAAGCACAAATGCAGAAAGATAGCGAATTTTATAGTCGTTATTTTGGAGGAATATTCATCTATATTCATCAGTATAAAGTGAAAAGAAATTGGCGAGGATTATTGATTTTAAACGATAGACATCAAGATTTAGGCTGTGAAATACCTTATCAAGATTTACTGAATGGTAAAGTACAAAGACTATTTTTATCAGACTTATTAACAGAAGAAAATTTAAGCGTTAATTTAGCCTTATTAAAATTAATTGTTACTCCAGAAAATCAAGTAGTATCCCAAGCAAATCAAATCTTAGCAAGTGTCAAAAACAAAGAGGAATTTAACGTCAAATTAGATTTAGTAGAGGCTATACTGGTAAATAAATTTCCAAAACTAACCATACAACAGATACAAAAAATGATTAACTTAAGAGAAGCTGACATCACCCAGACTCGTTTTTATCAACAAGTATTAGAAATTGGACGTACGGAAGGAATACAACTTGGACGTACGGAAGGAGAAACTCTTGGTATGACAAAAGGAGAAGCCAATATGGCTATTCGTCTGTTAACTCGGCGTTGTGGTAATCTGAGTAATGAGTTACAAACAAAAGTTCGATCGCTCTCCATTCCTCAGTTAGAATCTCTTGGAGAAGCATTACTAGATTTTAACGGTATCTCCGACTTAGAAAACTGGTTAAGTAATCACTCTGAAAATTAA
- the arsB gene encoding ACR3 family arsenite efflux transporter has translation MDSQINSSTVKAGSSLSFFEKYLTVWVIVCIVLGIGFGRIFPSIAQTLDAMSIYNVSIPIAICLFFMMYPIMVKIDFSQAVKAIQTPKPVMLTLVVNWLIKPFTMVIFAQFFLGWLFAPLLTETEMIRGEVVTLAQSYIAGCILLGIAPCTAMVLMWGYLSYGNQAHTLVMVAVNSLAMLFLYAPLGKWLLSANNLIVPWETIVLSVLIYVGLPLICAVFSRYWIFRYKGRKWFETQFLQYLSPIAISALLLTLILLFAFKGELIINNPLHILLIAIPLFIQTNFIFFITYFIALKMNLSYEDSAPAGLIGASNHFEVAIATAVMLFGLNSGAALATVVGVLIEVPVMLMLVEICKKTAPWFKREPDKATLLDPRLIH, from the coding sequence ATGGATAGTCAAATAAATTCCTCAACGGTAAAAGCAGGAAGTAGCTTGAGTTTCTTCGAGAAATATTTAACGGTATGGGTTATCGTTTGTATTGTGTTAGGGATCGGTTTCGGTCGTATATTCCCCTCGATCGCGCAAACCCTTGATGCCATGAGTATATATAATGTTTCTATACCGATCGCTATTTGTTTATTTTTCATGATGTATCCTATCATGGTAAAAATTGACTTTTCTCAGGCGGTAAAAGCGATACAAACTCCTAAGCCTGTGATGTTAACCCTCGTGGTGAATTGGTTAATTAAACCTTTTACCATGGTGATTTTTGCTCAATTTTTTCTCGGTTGGCTATTTGCGCCCTTACTCACTGAAACAGAAATGATTAGGGGTGAAGTCGTCACCCTTGCCCAATCTTACATCGCAGGTTGTATTTTATTGGGCATAGCTCCTTGTACTGCAATGGTGTTGATGTGGGGTTATCTTTCCTATGGTAATCAAGCTCATACTTTAGTCATGGTAGCAGTTAATTCTTTGGCAATGTTGTTTTTATACGCACCTTTAGGTAAGTGGTTATTATCCGCAAATAATTTAATTGTACCTTGGGAAACGATCGTACTTTCTGTGTTAATTTATGTGGGATTACCTTTAATTTGTGCTGTCTTTAGTCGTTATTGGATTTTTAGATATAAAGGGAGAAAATGGTTTGAAACTCAGTTTTTACAATACCTTTCCCCTATTGCTATTTCAGCTTTATTATTAACATTAATTCTTTTATTTGCCTTTAAAGGAGAACTAATTATTAACAATCCTTTGCATATTTTATTAATCGCAATTCCCTTATTTATTCAAACTAACTTTATCTTTTTTATCACCTATTTTATCGCTTTAAAAATGAATTTATCCTATGAAGATTCTGCCCCTGCTGGGTTAATTGGTGCTAGTAATCATTTTGAAGTTGCGATCGCAACGGCGGTGATGTTATTCGGTTTAAATTCTGGGGCGGCATTAGCTACAGTAGTGGGAGTTTTGATCGAAGTACCAGTTATGTTAATGTTAGTGGAGATATGTAAAAAAACTGCACCTTGGTTTAAAAGAGAGCCTGATAAAGCTACTTTACTTGATCCTCGATTAATTCATTGA
- a CDS encoding S-methyl-5'-thioadenosine phosphorylase: MEAITIGIIGGSGLYKMEALQDIEELTIGTPFGLPSDRLITGTLDNTRVVFLPRHGRNHHLLPAELPFQANIYALKQLGVKYILSASAVGSLQKEIKPLDFVIPDQFIDRTKNRQATFFGEGIVAHVAFGHPVCGKLGNTIAQAMKNLNLPDVSLHQGGTYICMEGPAFSTIAESNLYRSWGGSIIGMTNLTEAKLAREAEIAYATLALVTDYDCWNPEHDHVTVETVIHNLHQNAINAQKVIRETVKLIAENPFVSDAHSALQTAILTPLDKVSPETKEKLNAILKKYL; the protein is encoded by the coding sequence ATGGAAGCAATTACAATCGGGATTATTGGCGGTAGTGGGTTATATAAAATGGAAGCCTTACAAGACATTGAAGAATTAACCATCGGCACTCCCTTCGGTTTACCGTCCGATCGTCTCATTACAGGAACTTTAGATAATACCAGAGTTGTTTTTTTACCCCGTCATGGCAGAAATCACCATCTTTTACCCGCAGAATTACCTTTTCAAGCCAATATTTACGCCTTAAAACAGCTAGGAGTTAAGTATATCCTCTCCGCTTCAGCAGTCGGCTCATTACAAAAAGAAATTAAACCCTTAGATTTTGTTATACCTGATCAGTTTATCGATCGAACTAAAAACCGTCAAGCCACCTTTTTCGGAGAAGGCATCGTTGCTCATGTCGCCTTTGGTCATCCTGTTTGTGGTAAATTAGGGAATACCATCGCCCAAGCCATGAAAAATTTAAACCTTCCTGATGTTAGCTTACACCAAGGCGGTACTTATATTTGTATGGAAGGACCCGCATTTTCCACCATTGCCGAATCAAATTTATATCGCAGTTGGGGAGGAAGCATTATTGGTATGACAAACTTAACGGAAGCTAAACTTGCCAGAGAAGCCGAAATTGCCTACGCTACTCTTGCCTTAGTAACCGATTACGATTGTTGGAATCCTGAGCATGATCATGTTACAGTGGAAACCGTTATCCATAATCTGCATCAAAACGCTATTAATGCCCAAAAAGTGATTAGAGAAACCGTTAAACTCATTGCCGAAAATCCTTTTGTCAGTGATGCGCATTCCGCCTTACAAACAGCGATTCTCACTCCCTTAGATAAAGTTTCCCCTGAGACGAAAGAGAAACTTAACGCCATTCTGAAAAAATATCTTTAA
- a CDS encoding plastocyanin/azurin family copper-binding protein: MKKLLIILSLTVIFFCNFVSPVKANTDFEIINVSLGNEQGQLIFSPNELKFSAGKKYKLVLDNPSPEKHYFTAKDFADASWTQKVQAGKVEIKGAIHELELKPEGLAEWVFIPEKQGVYELYCSIKGHKEAGMKGTITIN; this comes from the coding sequence ATGAAAAAATTATTAATTATTCTGTCTTTAACTGTTATTTTTTTCTGTAATTTTGTTTCTCCTGTCAAAGCAAATACAGACTTTGAAATTATCAATGTTAGCTTAGGAAATGAGCAAGGGCAACTAATATTTAGCCCCAATGAATTAAAATTTTCCGCAGGGAAAAAATATAAATTAGTTTTAGATAATCCTAGTCCAGAAAAACATTATTTTACAGCAAAAGATTTTGCCGACGCAAGTTGGACTCAAAAAGTACAAGCTGGAAAAGTGGAAATTAAAGGGGCAATTCATGAATTAGAATTAAAGCCCGAAGGTTTAGCTGAATGGGTTTTTATCCCTGAAAAACAAGGAGTTTACGAACTTTATTGCTCCATTAAAGGACACAAAGAAGCAGGAATGAAAGGCACAATTACGATTAATTAG
- a CDS encoding ribonucleotide-diphosphate reductase subunit beta, which yields MPLTPIFNPAGDDRIENRTIWFGNTTNLMQLNDVRYSWAIGLYQQMRENFWIPQKLDITQDVTDYWNLTNDERRAFEGILSYLTFLDSVQTCNIPHLKSAITAPEISLCMAEQISQEGMHNHAYQYMIETIIPSDKRDQVYDFWRTDKVLSARCEFIAGFYQKYIDNPTKENYFIALLSDYLLEGLYFYNGFIYFYNLAARMLMPGSADIFKMINRDELSHVRLYQKLIPEAMETFSYSLDQIYEMFDTAVEHECKWTNHIVGDNILGITKSSTERYTKYLANIRLRAIGLDPLYTDPQYSKSPYTHLEKFSDTKKEGNTKANFFEASVTSYMMSSGVSGWEEI from the coding sequence ATGCCCCTAACTCCCATTTTCAACCCTGCGGGAGACGATCGAATTGAGAACAGAACAATATGGTTTGGTAATACAACAAACTTAATGCAACTCAACGATGTTCGTTATTCATGGGCGATCGGATTATACCAACAAATGCGCGAAAATTTTTGGATTCCTCAGAAACTAGACATCACCCAAGACGTAACAGATTATTGGAATTTAACCAACGATGAGCGCCGTGCCTTCGAGGGAATTTTATCTTATTTAACCTTTTTAGACTCCGTACAAACTTGCAATATTCCTCACCTAAAAAGTGCCATTACTGCCCCAGAAATTAGTCTTTGTATGGCAGAGCAAATTTCTCAAGAAGGAATGCACAACCACGCCTATCAGTATATGATTGAGACAATTATTCCTAGTGATAAAAGAGATCAAGTTTATGATTTTTGGCGCACCGATAAAGTGTTATCCGCTAGGTGTGAATTTATCGCAGGATTCTATCAAAAATATATCGATAATCCCACTAAAGAAAATTATTTTATTGCCCTTTTAAGTGACTATTTATTAGAAGGTTTATACTTCTATAATGGGTTTATTTATTTCTATAATTTAGCTGCTAGAATGTTGATGCCGGGCTCAGCAGACATCTTTAAAATGATTAATCGGGATGAATTAAGTCATGTCAGACTGTATCAAAAACTTATCCCCGAAGCCATGGAGACTTTTAGCTATTCTTTAGATCAAATTTATGAAATGTTCGATACTGCAGTAGAACATGAGTGTAAATGGACTAACCACATTGTAGGGGACAACATTTTAGGTATTACAAAATCTAGCACAGAACGTTATACGAAATATTTGGCTAATATTCGTTTAAGAGCCATCGGACTTGATCCTCTTTACACTGACCCTCAGTATAGCAAAAGTCCTTATACTCACCTCGAAAAATTTTCTGACACCAAAAAAGAAGGTAACACCAAAGCCAACTTTTTTGAAGCCAGTGTCACCAGTTATATGATGTCTTCAGGGGTGTCAGGCTGGGAAGAAATTTAA
- a CDS encoding NAD(P)/FAD-dependent oxidoreductase: MSNNQSFQVLIIGGGAAGITVAAQLKEQNSKLKMAIIEPSENHYYQPAWTLVGGGEYLLEDTVKHQQNLIPYGVTWIKDYADEIDADNNQVTTKTGTVYNYEYLVVCPGITIDWDKIKGLRESLGKDGVTTNYTKETAPYTWELIQNFKGGTALFTFPAGAIKCPGAPQKIMYLAEEAFTRQGVREKTKVVYGNATGKMFGVPAYCTPLEKIVDRKNIDVKYNHNLIEIKGDTKEAVFTSGDGNTVTIKYDMLHVSPPMTTYDFIKQSSIANEQGWVDVDQYTCQHKKYSNVFGLGDSSSLPTSKTAAAIRKEAPVVVANILALMNKKTPQDKYNGYACCPLITGYGKTIMAEFDYDKKPLPSFPLDPTIERESMWFVKKYILPWLYWNRMLKGKAFEPDSWRFLLPKNN; this comes from the coding sequence ATGAGTAATAATCAATCATTTCAAGTATTAATTATTGGCGGAGGTGCGGCAGGAATTACGGTGGCTGCCCAACTGAAAGAGCAAAATTCTAAGCTGAAAATGGCTATAATTGAACCATCGGAAAACCATTATTATCAACCAGCATGGACATTAGTAGGGGGTGGAGAGTATCTTTTAGAAGATACCGTCAAACATCAACAAAATTTGATTCCCTACGGAGTAACATGGATTAAGGATTATGCCGATGAAATTGATGCTGATAATAACCAAGTCACCACAAAAACGGGTACGGTTTATAACTATGAATATTTAGTGGTTTGCCCCGGTATTACCATCGATTGGGATAAAATCAAGGGTTTAAGGGAGTCTTTAGGTAAAGATGGTGTCACCACTAACTATACAAAAGAAACTGCTCCTTATACATGGGAACTAATCCAAAATTTCAAAGGTGGTACTGCTTTATTTACCTTTCCGGCTGGGGCGATAAAATGTCCGGGCGCACCTCAAAAGATTATGTATTTAGCGGAAGAAGCCTTCACTCGTCAGGGAGTTAGGGAAAAAACCAAAGTAGTTTATGGTAACGCTACGGGTAAAATGTTCGGTGTACCTGCCTATTGTACTCCTTTAGAGAAAATTGTCGATCGAAAAAATATCGATGTCAAATATAATCATAACCTCATCGAGATTAAAGGAGACACCAAAGAAGCCGTATTTACTTCGGGTGATGGCAATACTGTAACTATCAAATATGATATGTTGCACGTTTCTCCACCCATGACTACCTATGATTTTATCAAACAAAGTTCGATCGCCAACGAACAAGGTTGGGTGGATGTAGATCAATATACTTGTCAGCACAAAAAATATAGTAACGTCTTTGGCTTAGGGGATTCTTCTAGTTTACCCACCTCCAAAACCGCCGCCGCCATTCGCAAAGAAGCGCCAGTAGTAGTAGCCAACATTTTAGCTTTGATGAATAAAAAGACACCCCAAGATAAGTATAACGGTTATGCTTGTTGCCCTTTAATCACGGGTTATGGAAAAACCATCATGGCAGAATTTGACTATGATAAAAAACCCTTACCCAGTTTTCCTCTCGATCCTACCATAGAAAGAGAAAGTATGTGGTTTGTGAAAAAATATATCTTACCTTGGTTATACTGGAATAGAATGTTGAAAGGTAAAGCATTTGAGCCTGATAGTTGGAGATTTTTGCTACCCAAAAACAATTAA
- a CDS encoding molybdate transporter family protein, translating to MKETYNIKFNKKELAGSFGDIGTDLPLIVGMISAVNLHSGSVFIMFGIMQIFSGLIYGLPMPLQPLKAMAVLVISEKISPNILFGGGLSIALIMILLTVTGSLHWLGKLIPLCVVRGIQCGLGLSLASLALKNYITADGIQGYILALVALGIMVIIPKNSLIPAGLLVIGMGIIYSFFFDLQIVEIIDNIGFSLPQPHQPTISDIATGFVILALPQLPLSLSNSVIATHQTVKDLFPNSEVSLKKIGFTYTIANMIMPFFSGIPVCHGCGGLAGHYSLGGRTGGSVIIYGLMYLIIGLFFSAVFTQVVAVFPLPILGIVLLFEALTLLLFMADQSASQQNLMIAFLVAVIAFSVPQGYLVGLVIGTLIYYGKKSLNEEAVIKKY from the coding sequence ATGAAAGAAACATATAATATCAAATTTAATAAAAAGGAATTAGCTGGAAGTTTTGGTGATATTGGCACAGATTTACCGTTAATTGTCGGCATGATTTCGGCGGTTAATCTTCATAGTGGCAGTGTTTTTATTATGTTTGGAATTATGCAAATTTTTTCGGGCTTAATTTATGGTTTACCGATGCCTTTACAACCCCTTAAAGCCATGGCGGTTTTAGTTATTAGTGAAAAAATATCCCCGAATATTCTTTTTGGAGGCGGTCTTTCGATCGCACTCATCATGATATTATTAACCGTGACGGGGAGTCTTCATTGGCTAGGAAAATTGATTCCGTTATGTGTAGTTAGGGGTATTCAATGCGGTTTGGGCTTATCTCTTGCTTCCCTTGCATTAAAAAATTACATCACGGCGGATGGAATACAAGGATATATTTTAGCTTTAGTGGCACTAGGGATAATGGTGATAATACCCAAGAATAGTCTTATTCCTGCGGGGTTACTGGTGATTGGTATGGGGATAATATATAGTTTCTTTTTTGATTTACAAATAGTGGAGATTATTGATAACATCGGTTTTAGTCTTCCTCAACCTCATCAACCGACTATCTCTGATATAGCAACAGGGTTTGTCATTCTGGCTTTACCTCAATTACCTCTTTCCTTATCTAACTCCGTTATTGCGACTCATCAAACGGTGAAAGACCTTTTTCCCAATTCTGAGGTATCCTTAAAAAAGATCGGTTTTACTTATACGATCGCAAATATGATTATGCCGTTTTTTAGTGGGATTCCCGTTTGTCATGGATGCGGAGGATTAGCAGGTCATTATAGCTTAGGAGGGCGCACTGGTGGCTCAGTAATTATTTATGGATTAATGTACTTAATTATTGGTTTATTTTTCAGTGCAGTATTTACCCAAGTCGTTGCAGTTTTTCCCTTACCAATTTTAGGCATAGTTTTACTATTTGAAGCTCTCACTTTATTACTTTTCATGGCGGATCAAAGTGCCTCGCAACAAAATTTAATGATTGCTTTTTTAGTTGCTGTAATTGCCTTTTCTGTGCCTCAAGGATACTTAGTTGGTTTAGTTATCGGTACATTAATCTACTATGGCAAAAAAAGTTTGAATGAAGAAGCGGTGATAAAGAAATATTAA
- a CDS encoding DUF3685 domain-containing protein, producing the protein MSVNNATKDEISIVLLDNDPIFTLGLKEVLKTPEYQDINIIATGKISELITLLSSYQPRLWLISLDINKYPDKVKEFLNYLPQLNRQSPDLSIVLLLSSGFMPDVSNISIIKGFCYKDADIEELIKTLRMCVEGENYFNFTNANIKSQKINNWFAKQCKIGLKEIQQEIKKIEDYLQGRKLSISDTLYWQGRKRELKLTKWLISQMMPNSYEYFVNYSLNDNSSQPSPSVTNENNNLISGGYSKGEIVLSDTPKNTYDLTLAKIKASVKNSTGNLLEIDILQESKKQELLIIILEEWVNQLNELANINIAFEELPDKINIFIKDIWQNSAIKFLSRYYQPINNNAYDLVDLILKESTTIQQKTLIKIPFVLDIIDYQINKKSLIIDSQIYDYNSESGKQLEEIIWQNIIINIANSVMAFTLNRFYDDVSIKQTLFNIELKSSRKVAMFRNNLVWKYRQQHYWEIPQNIFEDKFIMLKLSYQGIDRCVITHPRHEELNSIKGLPWFVTILIELRDSLSKGIKSLENTIGKALIYVLTEIIGKGIGLIGKGILQGIGKRIKN; encoded by the coding sequence ATGTCTGTAAATAATGCGACTAAAGATGAAATAAGTATAGTTTTATTAGATAATGATCCCATTTTTACTTTGGGATTAAAAGAGGTATTAAAAACACCAGAATATCAAGATATAAACATAATTGCCACAGGTAAAATATCTGAATTGATTACTCTTTTATCGAGCTATCAACCTCGTCTATGGTTAATCTCTTTAGATATTAATAAATATCCTGATAAAGTGAAAGAATTTTTAAACTATCTTCCCCAATTAAATCGACAATCTCCTGATCTCTCGATCGTGCTATTATTATCATCAGGATTTATGCCAGATGTGAGTAATATTTCTATTATCAAAGGATTTTGTTATAAAGATGCAGACATTGAAGAATTAATTAAAACTCTCCGAATGTGCGTAGAAGGAGAAAACTATTTTAATTTTACTAATGCTAATATTAAATCCCAAAAAATTAATAATTGGTTTGCTAAACAGTGTAAAATTGGCTTAAAAGAAATTCAACAAGAAATCAAAAAAATCGAAGACTATCTGCAGGGGAGAAAACTATCAATTAGTGATACTTTATATTGGCAAGGAAGAAAAAGAGAATTAAAATTAACCAAGTGGTTAATTAGTCAAATGATGCCTAATAGTTACGAATATTTTGTTAATTACTCTCTCAATGATAATTCTTCTCAGCCATCACCATCTGTTACTAATGAAAATAATAATCTTATCTCTGGAGGATATTCTAAGGGGGAGATAGTTTTAAGTGATACCCCAAAAAATACCTATGATTTAACCTTAGCAAAAATTAAGGCTTCAGTAAAAAACTCTACAGGTAATTTACTAGAAATTGACATTCTCCAAGAATCAAAAAAACAGGAATTATTGATCATTATTTTAGAAGAATGGGTTAATCAACTAAATGAGTTAGCAAATATTAATATCGCCTTTGAAGAATTGCCTGACAAAATTAACATTTTTATCAAAGATATTTGGCAAAATTCAGCGATTAAATTTTTAAGTAGATATTATCAACCAATTAATAATAATGCCTATGATTTAGTGGATTTAATCTTAAAGGAATCAACTACTATTCAACAAAAAACATTGATTAAGATACCTTTTGTTTTAGATATAATTGATTATCAAATAAATAAAAAATCTTTAATTATTGATAGTCAAATTTATGATTATAATAGTGAATCTGGAAAACAATTAGAAGAAATTATTTGGCAAAATATTATTATCAATATAGCCAATTCTGTGATGGCATTTACTCTTAATCGTTTTTATGATGATGTGAGTATTAAACAGACTTTATTTAATATTGAGTTAAAATCCTCAAGAAAAGTGGCAATGTTTAGAAATAATTTAGTCTGGAAATATCGTCAACAACACTATTGGGAAATTCCACAAAATATTTTTGAGGATAAGTTTATCATGTTAAAGTTAAGCTATCAAGGGATCGATCGTTGTGTCATTACTCATCCCCGTCATGAAGAATTAAATAGCATTAAAGGTTTGCCTTGGTTTGTCACAATTTTAATTGAATTAAGAGATAGTCTTTCTAAGGGGATAAAATCTTTAGAAAATACCATAGGAAAGGCATTAATTTATGTACTTACAGAAATAATTGGTAAGGGAATTGGTTTAATAGGCAAAGGAATTTTACAAGGTATTGGTAAGAGAATTAAAAATTAA
- a CDS encoding Fur family transcriptional regulator translates to MEQSGARKRKIRSLKNALNRCQELGMRLSRQRRFILELLWSQQEHLSAKEIYDRLSQQGKDIGHTSVYQNLEALSSHGIIECVDRHEGRLYGNFCEDHSHVNILDTNQIMDIKVELPAELIEKIEAKTGVKVDHYRIDFYGYKNR, encoded by the coding sequence ATGGAACAATCAGGAGCAAGGAAAAGGAAAATTCGCTCCTTAAAAAATGCCCTCAATCGCTGTCAGGAATTAGGGATGCGACTTTCTCGACAAAGAAGATTTATTCTTGAGTTATTATGGTCACAACAAGAACATTTATCAGCTAAAGAGATTTACGATCGATTAAGTCAACAGGGTAAAGATATTGGTCATACCTCAGTATATCAGAATTTAGAAGCGCTGTCTAGTCATGGTATTATTGAATGTGTCGATCGACATGAAGGAAGATTATATGGTAATTTTTGCGAAGATCATAGTCATGTTAATATCTTAGACACCAATCAAATTATGGATATTAAAGTAGAATTACCAGCGGAATTAATTGAAAAAATAGAAGCAAAAACAGGGGTAAAAGTTGATCATTATCGTATTGATTTTTACGGATATAAAAATCGTTAG
- a CDS encoding cobyrinate a,c-diamide synthase has protein sequence MSLIIAGERSGVGKTTITLALLSYLKSQGKSVQSFKVGPDYIDPMFHTAITGLPCRNLDPILTSEDYVRSSFYHHQAQINIIEGVMGLYDGVPNTDYFAYGSTAHIAKLLQIPVILIVDCSKLSTSISAIISGYVNLDKDVKIVGVILNKVGSEKHLSLLKEGVKLCQIPVFGVWFRSQNIELPSRHLGLIPTGEITNHQEIFQQLATLAQHNFNWELLTPYLENTDLVNNYNASYFISHNNLKLRVAIAYDKAFNFYYQDNLDILENLGIELVFFSPLNDEKIPDDIHGIYLGGGFPEVFADELAQNYSMKNSLKQAINKGIFTYAECGGMMYLSEKIIDFNGKSWEMIGVLPNTATMDKKLTLGYREANILTNYNILIDNFTLKGHEFHRAKNSSIPISPILEIKDYYTQQIISYQGWKMKNVYASYLHLHFANYISLIVNILKKQII, from the coding sequence ATGTCATTAATTATTGCGGGGGAAAGAAGCGGAGTTGGCAAAACTACCATTACTTTAGCTTTGTTATCCTATTTGAAATCTCAAGGGAAATCAGTACAATCTTTTAAAGTAGGACCAGATTATATTGATCCTATGTTTCATACAGCTATTACAGGTTTACCCTGTCGTAATCTTGATCCCATTTTAACCTCTGAAGACTACGTTCGATCGAGCTTTTATCATCACCAAGCACAAATTAACATTATTGAAGGGGTAATGGGGTTATATGATGGTGTGCCAAATACAGATTATTTCGCTTATGGTAGTACTGCTCATATTGCTAAATTATTGCAAATTCCTGTTATTTTAATTGTGGATTGCAGTAAATTAAGTACCTCTATTTCTGCTATTATTTCTGGATATGTTAACCTCGATAAAGATGTAAAAATTGTCGGTGTTATCTTAAATAAAGTCGGTAGTGAAAAGCATTTATCTTTGTTAAAAGAAGGGGTTAAATTATGTCAAATTCCCGTTTTTGGAGTGTGGTTTCGATCGCAAAATATTGAATTGCCTTCCCGTCATTTAGGCTTAATTCCCACTGGAGAAATTACTAATCATCAAGAGATTTTTCAACAATTAGCAACTCTTGCTCAACATAATTTTAATTGGGAATTATTAACACCATATCTTGAAAACACAGATTTAGTAAATAATTATAATGCCTCTTATTTTATCTCTCATAATAATCTTAAATTAAGAGTTGCGATCGCCTATGATAAAGCCTTTAATTTTTATTATCAAGATAACCTTGATATTTTAGAAAATTTAGGAATAGAATTAGTCTTTTTTAGTCCTCTTAATGATGAGAAGATTCCCGATGATATTCATGGAATATACCTAGGAGGGGGATTTCCAGAAGTTTTTGCCGATGAATTAGCTCAAAATTATTCCATGAAAAATTCTTTAAAACAAGCGATAAATAAAGGAATTTTTACCTATGCAGAATGCGGAGGTATGATGTATTTATCCGAAAAAATAATTGATTTTAATGGTAAATCATGGGAAATGATCGGGGTTTTGCCTAATACTGCTACTATGGATAAAAAATTAACATTAGGCTATCGAGAAGCCAATATTTTGACGAATTATAACATTTTAATAGATAATTTTACTCTCAAAGGTCATGAATTTCATCGAGCAAAAAATTCTTCTATTCCTATATCTCCTATACTCGAAATAAAAGATTATTATACACAACAAATAATCTCCTATCAAGGATGGAAAATGAAAAATGTTTATGCTTCTTATTTACATTTACATTTTGCTAATTATATTTCTTTAATTGTCAATATTTTAAAAAAACAAATAATTTAA